From a single Brassica rapa cultivar Chiifu-401-42 chromosome A01, CAAS_Brap_v3.01, whole genome shotgun sequence genomic region:
- the LOC103863629 gene encoding oxysterol-binding protein-related protein 4B, which yields MAEEEETRKNLVIAKPFALEDDKDSEHAASNGIRRILSLFKNVRLGSDLTNFQLPPQLNQPRSQLQCYGEMIYSFCGQDLMGECSRRDLAIERLKSVVMWNISTLRPIVFGMSPYNPVLGETHHVSHGHINVLTEQVSHHPPVSALHATHENENIDVTWCQYFTPKFRGAYVDVEVKGKRTMKLLNRKETYEMDQPRLVVRFLPAPGAHWTGKIKIKCPETDLEAELHLISDSFIERFKGNNNRSIKGKISQTSSGDKLYDIFGHWDRTVMAKNLKTGEVEVIYNAKESISGLKPPTVKNLKEVTETESAMVWSEVSEKILNKDWERAREAKKAVEDRQRESLKQREASGESWLPKHFSVVRNGKDWDCTPLQPTVPRAPLVITEAQEEIMN from the exons ATG gcagaagaagaagaaactagaAAGAACCTTGTGATAGCCAAACCTTTTGCGTTGGAAGATGATAAAGATTCTGAGCACGCAGCCTCCAATGGCATCCGTCGGATTCTTAGCCTCTTCAAGAACGTCCGCCTTGGATCTGATCTCACCAATTTTCAG CTGCCACCTCAGCTGAACCAACCAAGATCACAACTTCAATGTTATGGCGAGATGATCTACAGCTTCTGCGGTCAGGATCTCATGGGAGAATGCAGCCGTCGTGATCTTGCCATTGAACGGCTCAAGTCGGTGGTGATGTGGAACATCTCCACACTCCGTCCGATAGTCTTTGGCATGTCACCGTACAACCCCGTTCTTGGCGAGACTCACCACGTCTCCCACGGTCACATCAACGTCCTCACCGAACAA GTCTCGCATCATCCTCCAGTGTCGGCACTTCATGCGACTCACGAGAATGAAAATATTGACGTGACATGGTGTCAATATTTCACTCCTAAGTTCCGTG GTGCTTACGTAGACGTTGAAGTAAAGGGCAAAAGGACAATGAAGCTTCTGAATCGCAAAGAGACTTACGAGATGGACCAACCAAGACTTGTTGTGAGATTCTTACCTGCTCCTGGAGCTCACTGGACCGGAAAAATCAAGATAAAGTGTCCAGAGACTGATCTCGAAGCTGAGCTCCATTTGATCTCTGATTCATTCATCGAAAGATTCAAAGGCAACAACAATAGGTCAATCAAAGGAAAGATCTCTCAGACTTCATCTGGAGATAAGCTCTACGACATCTTTGGCCACTGGGATAG AACGGTAATGGCGAAAAACCTGAAGACCGGTGAGGTCGAAGTTATATACAATGCTAAGGAGAGTATCTCAGGACTCAAACCTCCAACTGTGAAGAATCTGAAAGAGGTAACGGAGACCGAGTCTGCGATGGTGTGGAGTGAAGTAAGTGAAAAGATACTGAATAAAGACTGGGAAAGAGCAAGAGAAGCTAAGAAAGCTGTAGAGGATAGACAGAGAGAGTCTCTGAAGCAGAGAGAGGCTTCTGGTGAGTCATGGCTTCCCAAGCATTTCTCAGTGGTTAGAAACGGTAAAGACTGGGACTGCACACCGCTACAGCCAACGGTTCCCCGAGCTCCACTTGTCATCACAGAAGCACAAGAAGAAATCATGAACTGA
- the LOC103863613 gene encoding glycosyltransferase BC10: MGEAQKTFQGPRHHTSLKKPLWVVLTVSVISMLLISTHMFPRQGKRSSSDAFSAWLPAHVRKHTDEEIAARAVVRDILKTPPSITENSKIAFLFLTPGTLPFEKLWDEFLKGHEGKFSIYIHPSKERPVHISRHFSDREIHSDEVTWGRISMVDAEKRLLVNALEDPDNQHFVLLSESCIPLHTFDYTYRYLLHSNVSFIESFVDPGPHGTGRHMEHMLPEIAKEDFRKGAQWFTMKRQHAIIVMADGLYYSKFREYCGPGIEADKNCIADEHYLPTFFSMLDPMGISNWSVTYVDWSERRWHPKTYTANEISLEFMKNVTSEEMSTHVTSVGEHGDELHWPCTWNGITRPCYLFARKFHPDALDTLVNLFPNYTSTAS; the protein is encoded by the exons ATGGGTGAGGCGCAGAAGACTTTTCAAGGGCCACGTCACCACACATCTTTGAAGAAGCCCTTATGGGTCGTCTTAACAGTTTCAGTGATCAGCATGCTTCTTATCAGTACCCACATGTTCCCACGACAAGGCAAGAGGAGCTCCTCCGATGCTTTCTCCGCGTGGCTACCTGCTCATGTGAGGAAACACACTGATGAGGAGATAGCAGCTAGAGCAGTGGTCAGAGATATACTCAAAACGCCTCCCTCCATAACCGAAAACTCCAAAATCGCTTTCTTGTTCTTGACTCCGGGGACTTTGCCGTTTGAGAAGCTCTGGGATGAGTTCTTAAAg GGTCATGAAGGGAAGTTCTCTATTTACATCCACCCGTCAAAGGAACGGCCAGTCCATATCAGCCGTCACTTTTCTGATAGGGAGATTCATAGTGATGAGGTCACTTGGGGGAGAATCTCAATGGTTGATGCTGAGAAGCGGTTACTTGTTAATGCTCTTGAAGATCCTGACAACCAACATTTTGTTCTTCTTTCAGAGAG TTGTATACCGTTGCATACTTTTGACTACACCTATAGATATTTGCTGCACTCCAACGTCAGCTTCATTGAGAG TTTTGTGGATCCTGGTCCACATGGTACTGGTAGACATATGGAACACATGTTACCTGAAATTGCCAAGGAAGATTTTAGAAAGGGTGctcag TGGTTCACAATGAAGCGACAACACGCGATTATAGTGATGGCTGATGGTCTCTACTACTCCAAATTCAGAGAGTATTGTGGT CCAGGGATAGAGGCCGACAAGAACTGTATTGCAGATGAACATTACTTGCCAACATTCTTCAGT aTGCTTGATCCCATGGGAATCTCCAACTGGTCAGTAACGTATGTTGATTGGTCTGAACGAAGGTGGCATCCAAAGACTTACACAGCAAATGAGATTTCATTAGAGTTCATGAAAAATGTCACG TCTGAGGAAATGAGTACACACGTCACAAGTGTTGGAGAG CATGGAGATGAGCTGCATTGGCCTTGTACATGGAATGGGATCACACGGCCTTGTTATCTGTTTGCAAGGAAGTTTCATCCTGATGCTCTTGACACATTGGTCAACCTCTTCCCTAACTACACAAGCACAGCTTCCTGA
- the LOC103863640 gene encoding pumilio homolog 6, chloroplastic isoform X2: MATENPIRMSGSNERWSNSVPNRSGSAPPSMEGSFRAVDNLLSRQGSSGYTNLNRTPSPPVYYPAQYHQFVDNRVGSRLYKVKSPVHLSQGALSTHKEVSEDESSQQLSVISFSDMTNAVEEELRQDDSSESNSSTGEMNTADENGNVSETSDDAAAVTRASAVTEKTPDESTIISKMKNVNISGPGTPRYPREPRNTRPERQVYQQQNNLTWVQGGGKMSYHAVNGTGQFPYGQHVLQSPGFKPPPQLYVPTQTAYVTSPAQVYNMQSPPVYSPQYGYGPYTNMIPHPQFIPAGYPSHGGSVPLIVGPSAGGEMQYAQMFYAPQGQPSFPDPMYMQYSQQPFGQMEPPRGYHKNGPESQKFVRGIRGPPSNSNMGRMGLSYHGVQPNMGIMVQYLPAQPGAPLSPGSLPYVEASYPGWRPQGNGPRLCNFLEELKSGKGRRFGLSDITGHVVEFSADQHGSRFIQQKLEHCNPEEKAAVFREILPHACKLMTDVFGNYVIQKFFEYGNPSQRKELADQLMGQIVPLSLQMYGCRVIQKALDVIEPDQRVRLARELDGQVMRCVRDQNGNHVIQKCIENISADRVGFMLGAFRGQVSSLSMHPYGCRVIQRLLERCANEHQCQFITEEILESVCVLSKDQYGNYVTQHVLEKGTSKERERIVRKLSGHIVQLSLHKFASNVIEKCLEHGGRVERDLIIEEIAGPDESYDSLLVMMKDQYGNYVVQKIFETCTVEQRAALSSRVRMHASALKKYTYGKHIVTRLEQPFAEGSRESRR, from the exons ATGGCAACTGAGAATCCTATTAGAATGTCTGGGAGCAATGAGAGATGGTCTAACTCTGTTCCTAACCGAAGTGGAAGTGCTCCTCCGAGCATGGAGGGATCTTTTCGAGCCGTTGATAATCTATTGTCACGGCAGGGCAGCTCCGGTTATACTAACCTGAACCGCACACCTTCTCCACCTGTCTATTACCCTGCTCAGTATCATCAGTTCGTAGACAATCGTGTAGGTAGTAGATTGTATAAAGTTAAGTCTCCAGTTCACTTGTCCCAAGGTGCACTTTCTACTCACAAGGAAGTGTCTGAGGATGAAAGCTCTCAGCAGCTATCTGTTATTAGTTTTTCCGATATGACAAATGCTGTGGAAGAAGAGTTGAGACAG GATGATAGTAGTGAGTCTAACTCTTCAACTGGTGAAATGAACACAGCGGATGAGAATGGTAATGTCTCGGAGACATCAGATGATGCTGCTGCAGTGACTAGAGCTTCCGCTGTCACTGAGAAGACTCCTGATGAGTCAACCATCATCTCTAAGATGAAGAATGTCAACATATCTGGACCTGGAACGCCCAGATACCCTCGAGAGCCAAGGAATACAAGGCCAGAAAGGCAGGTTTATCAACAACAAAATAATCTAACATGGGTTCAAGGTGGCGGCAAAATGAGTTATCATGCGGTTAACGGGACCGGACAGTTTCCTTATGGTCAACATGTGCTTCAGTCTCCAGGCTTTAAGCCTCCTCCTCAGCTTTACGTTCCAACTCAAACGGCTTACGTGACTTCACCAGCTCAAGTCTACAACATGCAGTCTCCTCCTGTTTACTCTCCTCAATATGGTTATGGACCTTACACTAACATGATCCCACACCCACAGTTCATACCTGCAGGATACCCTTCACATGGTGGTTCTGTTCCGCTTATTGTCGGTCCAAGTGCGGGAGGTGAAATGCAGTATGCTCAGATGTTCTATGCTCCACAGGGGCAACCGTCTTTTCCAGATCCTATGTATATGCAGTACAGTCAACAGCCATTCGGGCAGATGGAGCCTCCTAGGGGGTACCATAAGAATGGTCCTGAGTCTCAGAAGTTTGTCCGGGGAATAAGAGGGCCGCCGAGTAACTCTAATATGGGTAGAATGGGTCTTAGTTATCATGGAGTCCAGCCAAATATGGGCATTATGGTGCAGTATCTGCCTGCACAGCCCGGTGCTCCTCTTTCACCGGGCTCTCTTCCCTATGTAGAGGCATCATATCCTGGGTGGCGGCCACAGGGCAATGGTCCGAGACTGTGCAATTTTCTTGAAGAGCTGAAGTCTGGAAAAGGCAGGAGGTTTGGTTTATCAGACATCACAGGGCACGTTGTTGAGTTCAG TGCGGATCAGCACGGGAGCCGGTTCATTCAGCAAAAGCTTGAGCATTGTAATCCAGAAGAGAAAGCAGCTGTCTTTAGGGAGATTCTCCCACATGCTTGCAAACTTATGACTGATGTGTTTGGCAATTATGTCATTCAGAAG TTTTTCGAATATGGAAACCCATCACAGAGGAAGGAACTCGCGGATCAACTCATGGGACAGATAGTACCACTTAGTTTGCAGATGTACGGTTGTAGAGTGATACAAAAG GCTCTTGATGTCATAGAACCTGATCAGAGAGTTCGTTTAGCACGTGAACTTGACGGACAGGTCATGAGATGTGTTCGAGACCAAAACGGAAACCATGTGATCCAGAAATGCATCGAGAATATCTCTGCAGACAGAGTTGGATTCATGTTAGGTGCGTTCCGTGGTCAAGTTTCCTCGCTCTCTATGCATCCTTATGGCTGCCGTGTCATACAG AGGCTTCTGGAGCGTTGCGCAAATGAGCATCAGTGTCAGTTCATCACCGAGGAGATACTGGAATCTGTATGCGTCCTTTCCAAGGACCAATATGGAAACTATGTCACACAG CATGTCTTGGAGAAAGGGACATCTAAAGAACGTGAGAGAATCGTGAGAAAACTATCAGGGCACATCGTGCAGCTTAGCCTACACAAATTTGCATCAAATGTTATAGAGAAGTGCCTGGAGCATGGTGGCAGAGTTGAGCGGGACCTTATTATCGAAGAGATTGCAGGGCCCGACGAGAGCTATGATAGTCTATTG GTGATGATGAAGGACCAGTATGGAAACTATGTGGTGCAGAAGATATTCGAGACGTGTACTGTTGAGCAGCGTGCAGCATTGTCCAGCCGAGTGAGGATGCACGCTTCTGCTTTGAAGAAATACACATATGGCAAACATATTGTTACTCGTTTGGAACAGCCCTTTGCTGAAG GAAGCCGAGAATCGAGGCGATGA
- the LOC103863640 gene encoding pumilio homolog 6, chloroplastic isoform X1 produces the protein MATENPIRMSGSNERWSNSVPNRSGSAPPSMEGSFRAVDNLLSRQGSSGYTNLNRTPSPPVYYPAQYHQFVDNRVGSRLYKVKSPVHLSQGALSTHKEVSEDESSQQLSVISFSDMTNAVEEELRQDDSSESNSSTGEMNTADENGNVSETSDDAAAVTRASAVTEKTPDESTIISKMKNVNISGPGTPRYPREPRNTRPERQVYQQQNNLTWVQGGGKMSYHAVNGTGQFPYGQHVLQSPGFKPPPQLYVPTQTAYVTSPAQVYNMQSPPVYSPQYGYGPYTNMIPHPQFIPAGYPSHGGSVPLIVGPSAGGEMQYAQMFYAPQGQPSFPDPMYMQYSQQPFGQMEPPRGYHKNGPESQKFVRGIRGPPSNSNMGRMGLSYHGVQPNMGIMVQYLPAQPGAPLSPGSLPYVEASYPGWRPQGNGPRLCNFLEELKSGKGRRFGLSDITGHVVEFRQVFHESLSLVSSQFNFTKTFCFLFSADQHGSRFIQQKLEHCNPEEKAAVFREILPHACKLMTDVFGNYVIQKFFEYGNPSQRKELADQLMGQIVPLSLQMYGCRVIQKALDVIEPDQRVRLARELDGQVMRCVRDQNGNHVIQKCIENISADRVGFMLGAFRGQVSSLSMHPYGCRVIQRLLERCANEHQCQFITEEILESVCVLSKDQYGNYVTQHVLEKGTSKERERIVRKLSGHIVQLSLHKFASNVIEKCLEHGGRVERDLIIEEIAGPDESYDSLLVMMKDQYGNYVVQKIFETCTVEQRAALSSRVRMHASALKKYTYGKHIVTRLEQPFAEGSRESRR, from the exons ATGGCAACTGAGAATCCTATTAGAATGTCTGGGAGCAATGAGAGATGGTCTAACTCTGTTCCTAACCGAAGTGGAAGTGCTCCTCCGAGCATGGAGGGATCTTTTCGAGCCGTTGATAATCTATTGTCACGGCAGGGCAGCTCCGGTTATACTAACCTGAACCGCACACCTTCTCCACCTGTCTATTACCCTGCTCAGTATCATCAGTTCGTAGACAATCGTGTAGGTAGTAGATTGTATAAAGTTAAGTCTCCAGTTCACTTGTCCCAAGGTGCACTTTCTACTCACAAGGAAGTGTCTGAGGATGAAAGCTCTCAGCAGCTATCTGTTATTAGTTTTTCCGATATGACAAATGCTGTGGAAGAAGAGTTGAGACAG GATGATAGTAGTGAGTCTAACTCTTCAACTGGTGAAATGAACACAGCGGATGAGAATGGTAATGTCTCGGAGACATCAGATGATGCTGCTGCAGTGACTAGAGCTTCCGCTGTCACTGAGAAGACTCCTGATGAGTCAACCATCATCTCTAAGATGAAGAATGTCAACATATCTGGACCTGGAACGCCCAGATACCCTCGAGAGCCAAGGAATACAAGGCCAGAAAGGCAGGTTTATCAACAACAAAATAATCTAACATGGGTTCAAGGTGGCGGCAAAATGAGTTATCATGCGGTTAACGGGACCGGACAGTTTCCTTATGGTCAACATGTGCTTCAGTCTCCAGGCTTTAAGCCTCCTCCTCAGCTTTACGTTCCAACTCAAACGGCTTACGTGACTTCACCAGCTCAAGTCTACAACATGCAGTCTCCTCCTGTTTACTCTCCTCAATATGGTTATGGACCTTACACTAACATGATCCCACACCCACAGTTCATACCTGCAGGATACCCTTCACATGGTGGTTCTGTTCCGCTTATTGTCGGTCCAAGTGCGGGAGGTGAAATGCAGTATGCTCAGATGTTCTATGCTCCACAGGGGCAACCGTCTTTTCCAGATCCTATGTATATGCAGTACAGTCAACAGCCATTCGGGCAGATGGAGCCTCCTAGGGGGTACCATAAGAATGGTCCTGAGTCTCAGAAGTTTGTCCGGGGAATAAGAGGGCCGCCGAGTAACTCTAATATGGGTAGAATGGGTCTTAGTTATCATGGAGTCCAGCCAAATATGGGCATTATGGTGCAGTATCTGCCTGCACAGCCCGGTGCTCCTCTTTCACCGGGCTCTCTTCCCTATGTAGAGGCATCATATCCTGGGTGGCGGCCACAGGGCAATGGTCCGAGACTGTGCAATTTTCTTGAAGAGCTGAAGTCTGGAAAAGGCAGGAGGTTTGGTTTATCAGACATCACAGGGCACGTTGTTGAGTTCAGGCAAGTTTTTCACGAGTCTTTGTCTTTGGTTTCTTCTCAATTTAACTTTACTAAAACCTTCTGTTTTCTTTTCAGTGCGGATCAGCACGGGAGCCGGTTCATTCAGCAAAAGCTTGAGCATTGTAATCCAGAAGAGAAAGCAGCTGTCTTTAGGGAGATTCTCCCACATGCTTGCAAACTTATGACTGATGTGTTTGGCAATTATGTCATTCAGAAG TTTTTCGAATATGGAAACCCATCACAGAGGAAGGAACTCGCGGATCAACTCATGGGACAGATAGTACCACTTAGTTTGCAGATGTACGGTTGTAGAGTGATACAAAAG GCTCTTGATGTCATAGAACCTGATCAGAGAGTTCGTTTAGCACGTGAACTTGACGGACAGGTCATGAGATGTGTTCGAGACCAAAACGGAAACCATGTGATCCAGAAATGCATCGAGAATATCTCTGCAGACAGAGTTGGATTCATGTTAGGTGCGTTCCGTGGTCAAGTTTCCTCGCTCTCTATGCATCCTTATGGCTGCCGTGTCATACAG AGGCTTCTGGAGCGTTGCGCAAATGAGCATCAGTGTCAGTTCATCACCGAGGAGATACTGGAATCTGTATGCGTCCTTTCCAAGGACCAATATGGAAACTATGTCACACAG CATGTCTTGGAGAAAGGGACATCTAAAGAACGTGAGAGAATCGTGAGAAAACTATCAGGGCACATCGTGCAGCTTAGCCTACACAAATTTGCATCAAATGTTATAGAGAAGTGCCTGGAGCATGGTGGCAGAGTTGAGCGGGACCTTATTATCGAAGAGATTGCAGGGCCCGACGAGAGCTATGATAGTCTATTG GTGATGATGAAGGACCAGTATGGAAACTATGTGGTGCAGAAGATATTCGAGACGTGTACTGTTGAGCAGCGTGCAGCATTGTCCAGCCGAGTGAGGATGCACGCTTCTGCTTTGAAGAAATACACATATGGCAAACATATTGTTACTCGTTTGGAACAGCCCTTTGCTGAAG GAAGCCGAGAATCGAGGCGATGA